DNA from Pseudocitrobacter corydidari:
GTGGGCTTCGCCTGCTGGCTCTGCCCTCTGATGCGTCGAAAACTACCGCTGTTTGCGGGAATGCTGGCGGGGTTCGTGCTGGTAGCCTGTGGTGAGCTCATTGGTCGTACTCTCTTTTACGGGCTGCATATGACGGTTGGCCTCACCGTCGCGGGATAGATCTTCGCAATATGATAAACTGCCGAAAATAACATCCTTTTCCGGCAGTTTATCCCTCTCACTTGTGACAACGTCACTTCTTATTTTCGCTTTTAAGACTATTCTATACCTCCCCTGCAAACCCTTATCGCGTATAGCCAACTTACTGATTTCGTTCAAAAGCTGTGCAATGTAAATTTCCTCATTTCTGGAATAGCTGGCCATGCGTTGCTATAGGTCAAATGCGTCACTGTGAAACATGACGCATTAATAAAAACCTATAACAGGGAGAAACACAGCAATGCAGGCTTCCCCCCTTATGCGCTTTCTGGGCTTTGCTGGCGCGATTGTTTTGGTCCTCGCACTCCTCGCCTGGGGTATCGGACTGGACACAATTAAAGCCCGTCAGGTTGACCTGATCTACCTGGGTCAACAACACCTTAAACTTGTTTTCATCTCCATGTTCTTTGCCCTGCTGGTCGGCATTCCCAGCGGTATCCTTTTGAGCCGCCCTGCGGCAAAAGGTATTGCCGAATATGTGATGCAGATTTTCAACGTCGGTAACACGCTGCCGCCGCTGGCGGTACTGGCACTGGCGATGGTGGTCATCGGGATTGGTGATATTCCCGCTATCGTGGCGCTCTTCCTCGCTTCGCTGCTGCCGATAGTGCGTAACACCTATTCCGGCCTGAAGTCGGTTCCGCCTTCACTGATTGAAGCGGCCAACGGTATCGGCATGACGAAGTTACAACGGCTCTGGCAGGTTGAACTCCCCAACGCCTGGCCGGTAATGCTGTCAGGCATTCGCATCGCAACCGCGATCAACGTTGGTACTGCTCCGCTCGCCTTCCTGATTGGTGCTAGCAGCTACGGCGAACTGATTTTTCCGGGGATCTACCTTAACGATTTCCCGACGCTGATTTTAGGCGCCACGGCCACCGCCCTGTTTGCCCTGATCCTCGATTCCCTGCTCGCCTGGCTTGGCCGCATACTCAGCCCCCATACAGCCTGAACATAAGGAGCGTGACATGACTTTTAAAAAACAGCTGCTGGGGTGGTTTAGCGCAACGTTACTGTTTGCCGGAACCGTGCAGGCTGCGCCGATTACCCTGGCCACCAAGAGCTTTACTGAGCAACATATTTTATCGGCGATGACCGTGCAGTATCTGCAAAAGAAAGGATTCCAGGTTCAGCCACAAACCAACATCGCCACCGTTATCTCGCGTAATGCGATGATCAACAAGCAGATTGATATGACGTGGGAGTACACCGGTACGTCACTGATTATCTTTAACCACATCAACAAACGGATGAGCCCGCAGGAGTCTTACGACACGGTAAAACGGCTGGACGCCAAACTGGGCCTGGTGTGGCTTAAACCGGCGGATATGAACAATACCTATGCCTTTGCCATGCAGCGTAAACGTGCGGAAGCGGAAGGCATTACCACCATGTCGCAGATGGTGGAGAAGATTGAGCACATCCGCCAGACCGACCCGGATAAAAACTGGCGTCTGGGGCTGGATCTCGAATTCGCCGGGCGCAGTGATGGCATGAAGCCGTTGCAGGAAGCATACAACATGCCGCTCGATCGCCCGCAGATCCGCCAGATGGACCCGGGCCTGGTCTATAACGCGGTACGCGATGGTTTTGTCGATGCCGGGCTTATCTACACCACCGATGGTCGCGTAAAGGGTTTCGACCTGAAAGTGCTGGACGATGACAAAGGTTTCTTCCCGAGCTACGCCGTGACGCCGGTGGTGCGTAAAGATGTGCTGGAGGCCAATCCGGGCCTTGAAGAAGCACTGGATACGCTCTCAGGCCTGCTCAATAACGACGTGATCGCCACGCTTAACGCGCAGGTGGATATCGACCATCAAACCCCGCAGCAGGTAGCCCGTAAATTCCTGCAAGACAAAGGCATGCTGTAAGGAGCGCTTATGGACACGTTGCATTACATGATGGACAACGCAGGCTACCTTGCCACGCTCACCCTTCAGCATCTGTGGCTGGTGGCGCTGGCGGTGGGGCTTGCGATTATTATTGGCGTCCCGCTCGGCATTCTCATCGTGCGTCACAAATGGCTGGCCACGCCGGTACTGAGCGTCGCGACGCTGCTGTTAACTATTCCGTCTATCGCCTTGTTTGGCCTGATGATCCCGCTGTTTTCGCTGATCGGTCACGGGATTGGCGTGCTGCCTGCCGTCACCGCCGTTTTCCTCTATTCCCTGCTGCCAATTGTGCGCAACACGCATACGGCGCTGGACGCCCTGCCGCCGGGCCTGCGCGAAGCAGGACGCGGGATCGGCATGACCTTCTGGCAGCGTTTGCGCTGGGTAGAAATTCCGATGGCATTACCGGTGATTTTCGGCGGTATTCGCACCGCCGTGGTGATGAACATCGGCGTGATGGCGATTGCTGCCGTGATTGGCGCAGGCGGGCTGGGATTACTGTTACTGAACGGCATCGGCGGAAGTGATATCCGCATGCTGATTGCTGGCGCTCTGATGATTTGCTTACTGGCGATTGTGCTCGACTGGCTGCTGCACCGCCTGCAAATCGCTCTGACACCGAAGGGGATACGATAATGATAAAACTGGAAAACCTCACTAAACAATTTTCACAGAAAAATGGTCAACCGTTGAAGGCCGTCGATAACGTCAACCTGAATGTGCCAGAAGGTGAAATGTGCGTCCTGCTGGGCCCCTCCGGCTGCGGCAAAACCACCACCCTGAAGATGATCAACCGCCTGATTAAACCCAGCAGCGGGACCATTCTCATCAACGGGCAAAATACCGATGAGATGGACACGGTGACGCTGCGTCGCAATATTGGCTACGTTATCCAGCAAATCGGTCTGTTTCCGAATATGACCATTGAAGAGAACATTACCGTGGTACCACGCATGCTGGGATGGGATAAAGCCCGCTGCAAAACCCGCGCGCAGGAACTGATGGAAATGGTGGCACTGGATGCGAAAAAATTCCTTCACCGCTATCCCAAAGAGATGTCCGGCGGTCAGCAGCAGCGTATTGGCGTGATCCGCGCGCTGGCGGCGGATCCGCCGGTGCTGCTGATGGATGAACCTTTCGGCGCGGTCGACCCGATAAACCGTGAAGTGATTCAGAACCAGTTCCTCGAGATGCAGCGAGCCCTGAAGAAAACCGTCATGCTGGTGAGTCATGATATCGATGAAGCGCTGAAACTAGGCGATCGTATCGCGGTATTCCGACAGGGGCGTATTATTCAGTGCGCCAGCCCGGATGAGCTGCTGGCAAAACCGGCTAACGAATTCGTCGGCTCGTTTGTCGGGCAGGACCGCACGCTGAAGCGCCTGCTGTTAGTCTCGGCGGGTGATGTCACCGACCAGCAGCCGACGATCACCGCTCGCAGTTCCACGCCACTTGCCGAAGCGTTTGGCATTATGGACGAGAACGACATTCGTGCGTTGACCGTGGTGGATGAGGAAGGCAAACCGCTAGGGTTTGTGAAGCGCCGCGAAGCGCGTCAGGCGAGCGGCGTCTGTTCTGATCTCATCCACCCGTTCCGCGTCACCGGCAAGGCGGAAGACAACCTGCGCGTGGTGCTGTCGAAACTCTATGAGAGCAACACCAGCTGGATGCCGATTGTCGATGAAGATGGGCGCTATAACGGCGAGATTTCGCAGGATTATATTGCCGATTACCTCAGCTCCGGGCGTACGCGTCGGGCGCTGAATATTCATAGCGAGAACTAAGCCCTCACCCCGGCCCTCTCCCTGTACAGTCCGGGGACATATTGAACACTTGTTCGGGGACATGGTAGACACTTACAACTAAGGCATAAGAATCCGTTTATGGAGTCGCTTATGCCCTGGGATGCGAGAGATACCATGTCATTACGTTCCGAGTTTGTTCTGTTCGCCTCACAAGACGGGGCGAACATCCGTTCCCTCTGCCGTCACTACGGCATTTCTCCCGCCACCGGTTACAAGTGGCTTCGTCGCTGGGCTGAGGAAGGCGCATCCGGTCTTCTGGACCGTCCCCGCGTACCTCATCACTCTCCCAACCGTTCTCCGGATGATATCACTGACCTGCTGCGCATCGCCCATGCCCGTCATGAGCGCTGGGGCGCCCGCAAGATAAAGCGCTGGCTCGAAGACCAGGGGCACCGTATGCCCGCCTTCAGCACCGTCCATAACCTGATGGCCCGTCACGGTCTGCTACCGGGCACGGCTCCGGGCATTCCGGCCACAGGGCGCTTCGAACATGACGCGCCGAACCGGCTCTGGCAGATGGATTTTAAGGGCCACTTCCCCTTCGGCGGGGGCCGCTGCCATCCGCTCACCCTGCTGGACGACCACTCTCGTTTCTCCCTGTGTCTGGCACCCTGCACCGATGAACGCCGTGAGACCGTGCAGCAGCAGCTGGTCAGCGTGTTTGAACGCTACGGGCTGCCAGACCGGATGACGATGGACAACGGCTCACCGTGGGGCGACACCACCGGCACCTGGACGGCACTTGAGTTGTGGCTGATGCGCCAGGGTATCCGGGTGGGGCATTCCCGGCCATACCATCCGCAGACACAGGGCAAGCTGGAACGTTTTCACCGCAGCCTGAAGGCGGAAGTACTGCAGGGTAAGTGGTTCACAGACAGCGGTGAGCTGCAGCGAGCTTTCGACCACTGGCGTACGGTGTATAACCTTGAACGGCCCCATGAAGCACTGGGTATGGCCGTTCCGGCCTCGCGGTATCAGCCGTCTGCAAGGCAGTACAGCGACAGCATTACGCCACCGGAATATGATGAAGGGGTGATGGTGAGGAAGGTCGATATCAGCGGGAAGCTGAGCATAAAAGGTATCAGTCTGAAGGCAGGCAATGCGTTCAGGGGAGAGCGGGTCGGGCTGAAGGAGACGCAGGAGGATGGCTGCTATGAAGTGTGGTGGTACAGTACGAAAGTGGGGGTGATCGACCTGAAGAAAAAGTCGATCACCATGGGTAAAGGATGTTAAAAAGTGTTCACCATGTCCCCGAACACCTGTCTACCATGTCCCCGGACCGTACACTCCCACAGGGAGAGGGTGAAAACCGCACGCACTTAACCACTGGCACGAACGGTCCCCTCTCCCTATGGGAGAGGGTTAGGGTGAGGGGGATCCGCACCCACAGCTTTTGCATCTCCCCCGCTTTCCCCGCAAAATAGCCACCTGAATCTCTTTGTGTTGAAACCGCTCATGCAACGTCTTCACGCTTATCCCGATCTGCGCACTATGCTGCGTCGTCTGCTGTTTGCCGCCATCACCGGTATGCTCGCCGCGCTGGCGGTGGCAGGGTTTCGTCATGCCATGCTGTTTCTGGAGTGGCTGTTTCTCAGCAATGACACCGGCAGCCTGGTCAATGCCGCGACGGGGCTTTCCGCCTGGCGGCGCGTGCTGACGCCCGCTCTTGGCGGATTTGCGGCGGGAATGCTCTTGTGGGGCTGGCAGCGTTTGAATCAACAACGGCCTCACGCCCCCACGGACTATATGGAAGCGCTGCGCACCGACGGACAATTTGATTACGGCGCCAGCCTGGTCAAATCCCTGGCATCGTTACTGGTGGTGGTCAGCGGTAGCGCCATTGGCCGTGAAGGCGCGATGATCCTGCTGGCGGCGCTGGCAGCGTCGTGGTTTGCTCAGCGCTTTACCGCACGCGACGAATGGAAATTGTGGATTGCCTGCGGGGCTGCCGCCGGAATGGCGAGCGCCTACCACGCACCGCTGGCGGGTAGCCTGTTCATCGCCGAAATTCTGTTTGGCACATTGATCCTGGCCTCGCTTGGCCCGGTCGTGGTGTCTGCCGTTGTCGCATTGCTGACCACGCATCTGATCGGTGGCGGCAGCGAACCGCTCTACGTCGTCAATCTACCGCACACGCTCAACGTAACGGCCTATGTGCTGATTATCGCCACCGGTCTGCTGGCGGGCGTGTGTGGCCCGTTATTGATGTGGTTAATGAATGCCACGCACAGCCTCTTTTTGCGCCTGAAACTCTCTCCGCCCTGGCAACTGGCACTCGGCGGGTTGATTGTCGGCCTGCTGTCGCTG
Protein-coding regions in this window:
- the osmW gene encoding osmoprotectant ABC transporter permease OsmW, which encodes MDTLHYMMDNAGYLATLTLQHLWLVALAVGLAIIIGVPLGILIVRHKWLATPVLSVATLLLTIPSIALFGLMIPLFSLIGHGIGVLPAVTAVFLYSLLPIVRNTHTALDALPPGLREAGRGIGMTFWQRLRWVEIPMALPVIFGGIRTAVVMNIGVMAIAAVIGAGGLGLLLLNGIGGSDIRMLIAGALMICLLAIVLDWLLHRLQIALTPKGIR
- the osmX gene encoding glycine betaine ABC transporter substrate-binding protein, whose amino-acid sequence is MTFKKQLLGWFSATLLFAGTVQAAPITLATKSFTEQHILSAMTVQYLQKKGFQVQPQTNIATVISRNAMINKQIDMTWEYTGTSLIIFNHINKRMSPQESYDTVKRLDAKLGLVWLKPADMNNTYAFAMQRKRAEAEGITTMSQMVEKIEHIRQTDPDKNWRLGLDLEFAGRSDGMKPLQEAYNMPLDRPQIRQMDPGLVYNAVRDGFVDAGLIYTTDGRVKGFDLKVLDDDKGFFPSYAVTPVVRKDVLEANPGLEEALDTLSGLLNNDVIATLNAQVDIDHQTPQQVARKFLQDKGML
- a CDS encoding IS481 family transposase; translated protein: MPWDARDTMSLRSEFVLFASQDGANIRSLCRHYGISPATGYKWLRRWAEEGASGLLDRPRVPHHSPNRSPDDITDLLRIAHARHERWGARKIKRWLEDQGHRMPAFSTVHNLMARHGLLPGTAPGIPATGRFEHDAPNRLWQMDFKGHFPFGGGRCHPLTLLDDHSRFSLCLAPCTDERRETVQQQLVSVFERYGLPDRMTMDNGSPWGDTTGTWTALELWLMRQGIRVGHSRPYHPQTQGKLERFHRSLKAEVLQGKWFTDSGELQRAFDHWRTVYNLERPHEALGMAVPASRYQPSARQYSDSITPPEYDEGVMVRKVDISGKLSIKGISLKAGNAFRGERVGLKETQEDGCYEVWWYSTKVGVIDLKKKSITMGKGC
- the osmV gene encoding osmoprotectant ABC transporter ATP-binding protein OsmV — translated: MIKLENLTKQFSQKNGQPLKAVDNVNLNVPEGEMCVLLGPSGCGKTTTLKMINRLIKPSSGTILINGQNTDEMDTVTLRRNIGYVIQQIGLFPNMTIEENITVVPRMLGWDKARCKTRAQELMEMVALDAKKFLHRYPKEMSGGQQQRIGVIRALAADPPVLLMDEPFGAVDPINREVIQNQFLEMQRALKKTVMLVSHDIDEALKLGDRIAVFRQGRIIQCASPDELLAKPANEFVGSFVGQDRTLKRLLLVSAGDVTDQQPTITARSSTPLAEAFGIMDENDIRALTVVDEEGKPLGFVKRREARQASGVCSDLIHPFRVTGKAEDNLRVVLSKLYESNTSWMPIVDEDGRYNGEISQDYIADYLSSGRTRRALNIHSEN
- the clcB gene encoding voltage-gated ClC-type chloride channel ClcB produces the protein MQRLHAYPDLRTMLRRLLFAAITGMLAALAVAGFRHAMLFLEWLFLSNDTGSLVNAATGLSAWRRVLTPALGGFAAGMLLWGWQRLNQQRPHAPTDYMEALRTDGQFDYGASLVKSLASLLVVVSGSAIGREGAMILLAALAASWFAQRFTARDEWKLWIACGAAAGMASAYHAPLAGSLFIAEILFGTLILASLGPVVVSAVVALLTTHLIGGGSEPLYVVNLPHTLNVTAYVLIIATGLLAGVCGPLLMWLMNATHSLFLRLKLSPPWQLALGGLIVGLLSLLTPAVWGNGYSVVHASLLSPPLLAAISGIFICKLLAILASSGSGAPGGVFTPTLFLGMAVGMLFAQLCGIWLPDQPSMAVLLGMSGMAALLAATTHAPIMSTLMICEMTGQYSVLPGLLIACVLASVLSRTLRQDSIYREHVAQHG
- the osmY gene encoding osmoprotectant ABC transporter permease OsmY, with the protein product MQASPLMRFLGFAGAIVLVLALLAWGIGLDTIKARQVDLIYLGQQHLKLVFISMFFALLVGIPSGILLSRPAAKGIAEYVMQIFNVGNTLPPLAVLALAMVVIGIGDIPAIVALFLASLLPIVRNTYSGLKSVPPSLIEAANGIGMTKLQRLWQVELPNAWPVMLSGIRIATAINVGTAPLAFLIGASSYGELIFPGIYLNDFPTLILGATATALFALILDSLLAWLGRILSPHTA